Within the Pseudomonas orientalis genome, the region TGTGTCGCCCGACGGCTTTGCGCCGAAGGAGCGCGTAGCGGATTACTTCGAAGCATATGCACGCAAGTTCAATGCGCCGATTCGCACGGGCGTGGAAGTCACGTCGGTGGTGCGCAACGAAGGTCGCCCAGGCTTTACCGTACACACCAACGAAGGCGTGATCGAAGCCAACCGGGTGGTGGCCGCCACCGGGCCGTTCCAGAAGCCGGTGATCCCGGCCATTGCGCCGAAAGACGCGGCGCTGCACCAGATTCATTCCGCCGAGTATCGCAACCCTGCGCAATTGCCGGCAGGTGCCGTGCTGGTGGTGGGTGCCGGTTCTTCCGGGGTGCAGATCGCCGATGAATTGCAGCGTGCCGGTCGCCAGGTGTACCTGTCGGTCGGCGCCCATGACCGCCCGCCGCGCGCTTATCGCAACCGCGACTTCTGCTGGTGGCTGGGGGTACTGGGCGAGTGGGACCAAGCGGCGATGAAACCGGGACGTGAGCACGTGACCATCGCCGTCAGTGGCGCTCACGGCGGCAAGACCATCGACTTTCGTGAGCTGGCCCAGCAAGGCATGACCCTGGTCGGCCTCACCCACTCCTTCAATGGCAACGTGGCTACGTTCCAACCCAATCTGGTGGACAACCTGGCCCGTGGCGACGAGAACTACCTGGCCCTGCTGGATGCAGCCGACGCTTACATCGAGCGCAACGGCCTCGACCTGCCCCTTGAGCCCGAAGCCCGCCGCGTGTTCCCGGATGCCGACTGCATCCAGCAGCCGATCCTGGAACTGGACCTGGCCCAGGCCGGCATCACCTCGATCATCTGGGCCACCGGTTTTGCCGTGGACTACAGCTGGCTCCAGGTGGATGCGTTCGATGCGGCCGGCAAGCCCCGGCACCAGCGCGGCGTCTCCAGCGAGGCCGGGATTTATTTCCTCGGGCTGCCCTGGCAGTCACGGCGTGGCTCGTCGTTTATCTGGGGCGTGTGGCACGACGCCAAGTACGTGGCTGACCACATCGCCATCCAGCGTCAATACCTTGAGTACCGCGCGCCCGCCTCGCTGGTTCGCCCGTCCCCTGTCAGCGCCTGATCCCTTTGCCGGAGTTTTTACAATGCCTACTCACACCCGTATTCGCATGTTCAACACCAAGCAAACCTACCCCAACCAGAGCCTGGACAACGACCTGTGCCAGGCCGTGCGCGCTGGCAATACCGTGTATGTGCGCGGTCAGGTGGGCACAGATTTCGATGGCCACCTGGTGGGCCTTGGTGATCCACGCGCCCAGGCCGAACAGGCGATGAAAAACGTCAAGCAGTTGCTGGAAGAAGCCGGCAGCGACCTCAGTCATATCGTCAAGACCACTACCTACCTGATCGACCCGCGCTACCGCGAACCGGTGTATCAGGAAGTCGGCAAATGGCTCAAGGGCGTGTTCCCGATCTCCACCGGGCTGGTGGTTTCGGCCCTGGGCCAGCCGCAGTGGCTGATGGAAATTGATGTGATCGCGGTTATCCCGGAATAAGGAGGCGAGCCATGACCTTTTCAATCGTCGGCCGCTGCGCGGACACCGGCCAGTTGGGCATCGCCATCAGCTCATCGAGCATCGCCGTGGGCGCCCGCTGCCCATGGCTGCGCCCCGGTGTGGGCGCGGTCGCTACGCAAAACATCACATTGCCGGCCCTCGGCCCCGACGTGCTCGATTTGCTCGAACAAGGCCTCACGCCTGCCGATGCCATCGACACCGCCTTGACGCGCAACGGCTACAGCCAATACCGGCAATTGACCGCAATCGATCACCTGGGCCGCAGCGTGCATTTCAGCGGCAGCGAAACCCTGGGCACCCACAACGCCGTGTCGGG harbors:
- a CDS encoding flavin-containing monooxygenase, which translates into the protein MPKLNPTALRKDRHMTQAITKTDTLVVGAGQAGVAMSEHLSKHGVPHLVLERSRIAERWRTGRWDSLVANGPAWHDRFPGLEFDDVSPDGFAPKERVADYFEAYARKFNAPIRTGVEVTSVVRNEGRPGFTVHTNEGVIEANRVVAATGPFQKPVIPAIAPKDAALHQIHSAEYRNPAQLPAGAVLVVGAGSSGVQIADELQRAGRQVYLSVGAHDRPPRAYRNRDFCWWLGVLGEWDQAAMKPGREHVTIAVSGAHGGKTIDFRELAQQGMTLVGLTHSFNGNVATFQPNLVDNLARGDENYLALLDAADAYIERNGLDLPLEPEARRVFPDADCIQQPILELDLAQAGITSIIWATGFAVDYSWLQVDAFDAAGKPRHQRGVSSEAGIYFLGLPWQSRRGSSFIWGVWHDAKYVADHIAIQRQYLEYRAPASLVRPSPVSA
- a CDS encoding RidA family protein, with the protein product MPTHTRIRMFNTKQTYPNQSLDNDLCQAVRAGNTVYVRGQVGTDFDGHLVGLGDPRAQAEQAMKNVKQLLEEAGSDLSHIVKTTTYLIDPRYREPVYQEVGKWLKGVFPISTGLVVSALGQPQWLMEIDVIAVIPE